In Anolis sagrei isolate rAnoSag1 chromosome 5, rAnoSag1.mat, whole genome shotgun sequence, the DNA window cgacttgtgattttgtgatgcgaaatccagcatatagatctcgtttgctgtgacatactgtgtttttgtgtcagtaaaataataataataataatggtaataataatggtaataataataataatatcacacagtcctagacacttgcgaagtgttcgacttgtgattttgtgatgcgaaatccagcatatagatctcgtttgctgtgacatactgtgtttttgtgtcagtaaaataataataataataatggtaataataataataatatcacacagccctagacgcctgggaagtgttcaacttgtgattttgtgatgcgaaatccagcatagagatctcgtttgctgtgacatactgtgcttttgtgtcagtaaaataataacaataataaacactttatatatattctgtcctatctccctggagggactcaaggcagattccaaacataagaCAATACACTCATAATAACGAAAATTGACAACTCAACATGTAAAAGCAAACAATGATGTAACAATTAGAATTAAATGAAAAACATCCTGTTCTATCAGACTTGAAGCAGAACATCAAACAGAAGCGTCAATTTCCCAGTTCTGtgggggcaaatagattgatcattgctcgaGATATGGATAGTAGCCTTGACCTCTCTCTACCTCAGGAATCCTGCACGAGGACCTCCGGCTCCTGCTGGAGACCAACCTGCCGGCCAAAAAGAAGAAGGTCCTTGTTGGGGTCAGCGATGCCAAGATCGGGGCCGCCATCCAGGAGGAGCTGGGCTACCAGTGCCAGACCGGAGGGGTCGTGGCAGAGATCGTCCGAGGTAAGGCTCCCAAGATTCACCCCTTTCTTTGCCTCAGCTCTTGGTTCTTAAGCAAGGTGAATATAGGCAAAACCAGAGTATCCACAATCTCTACCAGAGGTCAATACAatgccctcttctttctttccaggcATCCGGTTGCACTTCCACGGTTTGATAAAGGGCCTGACGGCGCAGTCGGCCTCCAAGGCCCAGCTGGGGCTCGGGCACAGCTACTCCCGGGCCAAAGTGAAGTTTAACGTGAACCGAGTGGACAACATGATCATCCAGTCCATCAGCCTCTTGGACCAGTTGGACAAAGACATCAATACCTTCTCCATGCGGGTCAGGTGCGTCAAATGGAGAGTGGCCATTTAGtccatttctgtttgcttcaTCTAGTGTTAcccctttgtcagtgttgatgtggagattgggttgcctactctggaatatgcaacatataattgtccttctttaggggtccctttcaaatctaggatactgtgtgtgtgtgaatcatatctatatctatggctggatggctcttttgtcaggagggctttgattacgttttcttgccctggtgaagagagttggactggatttatttatttgtcgtgtcaggacaacaagtcaaattatattacatttctaacagaaagtctcttctgttggactagatggccttaagtaattttctgttggccatgggggttctgtgtgggagatttgccccaattctgtcacttctggggttcagaatgctctttgattgtaggtgaattataaatcccagtaactataaaacCGAAATGTCaaagtcaattttccccaaactccatctgtgttcgtatttgggtatacggaatatttgtgccaattttggtccagatccatcattgtttgagtccatggtagtctctgggtgtaggtgaactacaactccaaaactcaaggtcaatgtccaccaaacccttctagtattttctgttggtcatgggagttctgtgtgccacgtttggttcaattccatcattggtggagttcagaatgtgctttgattgtaggtgaactataaatcccagcaactacatctcccaaattacaaaatcaatcctccccaaacctcaccagtatttaaacttgggtgtatcaggtatttgtgctcaatttggtcaagtgaaggaaaatgcatcctgcatactggatctttacattacgatttataacagtagtaaaatgacagatatcaagtagcaactaaaacagtattatggttggggggtcaccacaacataaggaactgtattaaggggtcacggcattaggaaggttatttatttgtcgtgtcagagcaaccagtccattatattacatttctaacagaacaaagcaaacaaacagaaaaatacacaacttgtgagtttggtagttgtttaaatgtcctttgaccagtatctggccacttggggtgcctctggtgttgctgcaagaaggtcctccatggtgcctgtgacagggctcaggttgcattgcagcaggtggtcagtggtttgctcttctccacaatcacatgtcgaggattctactttgtagcccaatttctgcAGGTTggtaggaaggctgagaaccactgatttatatagATCtcctccatttggcctgcccatcctgtttgatattatattgtgttaatttgctttatttattttattttgctgctgtAACTACTTTCTGATGTATTTTTTGtgtctgtattctgtattttattgtgctgtgttgtatttttgggcttggcctcttgttagCCAacccaagtccccatcggggagatgctGGCGAGGAATaattaaagtttattattattcttaaagtgCGCTTCACTGGCACATTGTTGGGTATTGTGGCGAATGAGACCCCCTTCTGCCCAATCTCCCTGCGCTTACCACAGGCAGTGTGACTCCTACGCTGACTGTATAGAAAGGGGAGATACATCACCAGAGTCCCTGCATACACCTCAGCCAGGTTGCCTCTCTCACCTGGGCTGTATTGTTAGCAAGGGCACAAACCTTCCTTTAGCAGAAAGAAAAGATATGTTCTTGATCTCAAGTTCCTTGGCAGGTAGAACTATGTAAACAAACGCCAGTCCTgcttcttcccctttccccaacTCTGCTGTTTTTGTTCCTCCTCCAGAGAGTGGTACGGCTACCATTTCCCAGAGTTGATCAAGATCGTGAGCGACAACTATACCTACTGCCGCCTGGCCAAACTCATCCGGAACCGGAAGGAGCTGAGCGAGGAGAGCCTGGAGGCGCTGGAGGAGGTGGTGATGGACAGCGCCAAAGCCCAGGCCATCCTGGAGGCCTCCCGCTCCTCCATGGGTCAGTGTCCAGGAATCCGGGGGGATTATCCTCATAAGGGGAAGGACTTCTTCTGTCCTCGAGtctatgggcaagcttgggccctccctccaggtgttttggacttcaactcccacaattcctaacagcctcaggccccttccttttgcccctcagccgcttaagcggctgaggggcaaaaggaaagggcctgaggctgttaggaattgtgggagttgaagtccaaaacacctggagggagggcccaagcttgcccatgcccgTCCTATAGGATAATAAAGGGATCCAGATTGGGTTTCTGCTGGACAACCTAGGTGTTGTGAACTGCTCTTTTGATTCTGAGGGAAGAAGAGGACAGGTAGATGAAAAAGCAGCACTTGGGGGTTTGGGGTTAAGTggtgaagaagaagaggtggcagACATATCACAAATCCCCACGTTTCAGGAACTAGGTTAGCAGTAAAAACACTGAGCAATCAGACCGCGGCCTAGACACACGTGTGCTAGGAGTTATAAATTAGCAATGAAGTCGGGGGGCATAGTGATGACAGCACCTAATCTCCTGTTCCAAACACCGTGTCTCTGTTTCAGTGTCAGTCCTTGCTAACGGCTCTTGGCTATTGACGTTTCTTTCTGCAACACGTAAGCTTGTTTATCAAACACCCTGGTTTCTGTCTGATCTGAGcgttacacacagcagccttcacacacagccttctcacacagaggtttatctcacatgaggcttctctcaaacAGGCTTACCTCACACGAGGCTCCTCTTAcatgaagcttctctcacacagaggcttctctcacacagaggctcctcttacatgaggcttctctcacacagaggtttacctctcacatagcttctctcacacagaggtttacctctcacaaagcttctctcacacagaggcttacctcacacagaggtttacctctcaCAAAGCTTCTTTCACACAGGTTTacctcacatgaggcttctctcacacagaggcttacctcacacaaggcttctctcacacggaggtttacctcacacaaggcttctctcacacagaggctcctcttacatgaggcttctctcacacagaggtttacctctcacatagcttctctcacacagaggtttacctctcacaaagcttctctcacacagaggcttacctcacacagaggtttacctctcaCAAAGCTTCTTTCACACAGGTTTacctcacatgaggcttctctcacacagaggcttacctcacacaaggcttctctcacacggaggtttacctcacacaaggcttctctcacacagaggtttacctcgcagaggtttacctcacatgaggcttctctcacacagaggatTACCTCACACAAGGTTTCTCTCACACAGGTTTaactcacacgaggcttctctcacacagaggttacctcacactcctcaggacgacactagctttggcccactgactcttaacaggcttcggcctgctcactcttccgtgcttgactcacacttttgtaatcaaaaatacccagttaatttttaatatttccgacagatgtattgtcaaaggttttcatggctggaatcactgggttgttgtaggttttttcgggctatatggccatgttctagaggcattctctcctgacgtttcgcctgcatctatggcaagcatcctcagaggtagtgaggtctgttggaactaggaaaaagagtttatatatctgtggaatgaccagggtgagacaaaggactcttgtctgctggagccaggtgtaaATGTTACAACTGAGCACCTTGatagcttggcagtgcctggagcaaacttttgttgagaggtgattagatgtccttgtttgtttcctctctgttgtgctgttgtaattttagagttttttaatactggtagccggtattgatggcctggcagtgcctggggcaatcttttgttgagaggtgattagatgtccttgtttgtttcctctctgttgttgtgctgttgtaagcggctgaggggcaaaaggaaagggcctgaggctgttagaaattgtgggagttgaagtccaaaacacctggagggagggcccaagcaagcatcctcagaggtagtgaggtctgttggaagtaggaaaaagggtttatatatctgcaggattactagggtgagacaaaggactcttgtctgctggagctaggtgtgaatgtttcaactgaccaccttgattagcatataatggcctgacattgcctggagcaaacttttgttgagaggtgattagatgtccttgtttgtttcctctctgttgttgtgctgttgtgattttagagtcaCTCTAAAATagcttgacagatgcaacggtctttcgggttgcaaaggtcgacaacaagctacacaattggtcggaagctcactccgacccaggctggcttcacattaagtgatcttaatgcaggtgACACTCAGACCGCTGCACCTTAGtgtactattattaataatattacatgttatgaccccccccccccccccaaagcaacaAGTGAGGATTTTTCCCTTTCTGTCTCCCAATCTGCTGCAGGAATGGACATCTCCCCCATCGACCTCATCAACATCGAGAGCTTCTCCAGCCGGGTGATCTCCCTCTCGGAGTACCGCAAAGGGCTGCAGGAGTACCTGCGCTCCAAGATGAGCCAGGTGGCCCCCAGCCTCTCAGCCCTGATTGGGGAAGTGGTAAGTGCAGAATGGGGGGGCGGGTTGAGCCTTGACACCTCCATCGCTGGCCACAGAGATGATGGACATTGTGAATCTGTCAATCCACTGAAGCTCTCGCTGTCGACACCTTCTCACTGCTGATCTGTgccagaaaggaaggggagagtaGTTCTAGGGCAGGTACGGgcccagcttgggccctccaggtgttttggacttcaactcccacaattcctaacagcctaccggctgttaggaattgtgggagttggagtccaaaacacctggagggcccaagctggctcGTACCTGCTCTAGATGCTCATAAGGTGTGTTTTTATACCTGTAACACCTTTCTAATTTGCCACGCAGGTGGGCGCCCGCCTCATCTCCCACGCCGGCAGCCTGACCAACCTGGCCAAGTACCCTGCCTCCACGGTGCAGATTCTGGGcgcggagaaggccctgttcaGGTACAGCGGTGGGGCGGCTGCAGTGATGGCAGGGCTCTGGGGTGCCAGGCAAGAGGCATGGGATCCCTATCTGGGGCCGTGTTGGTGATGGGCTTGGCCCCCAGCCTCTGAGCAGCCCCCCCAGGCGTTCCATTCCTCTTTGATTGGCAGGTTAGCTATTTCTGGTTGGGGTACGGGGGGAGAGCTGGATGACAGGCGGATATGGCAGGGCTGCAACCTTCATAGGTCaatgggtccagaggagggtgactaaaatgatcaagggtctggagaacaagccctatgaggagcggcttaaagagctgggcttgtttgTGAAGCTGGCAGGGCTGCAACCCTcataggagggtgactaaaatgatcaagggtctggagaacaagccctatgaggagcggcttaaagagctgggcttgtttgTGAAGCTGGCAGGGCTGCAACCCTCAtaggagggagactaaaaggatcaagggtctggagaacaacccctatgaggagcggcttaaagagctgggcttgtttgTGAAGCTGGCAGGGCTGCAACCCTcataggagggtgactaaaatgatcaagcgtctgtagaacaagccctatgaggagcggcttaaagagctgggcttgtttgTGAAGCTGGCAGGGCTGCCACCCTCattggagggtgactaaaatgatcaagggtctggagaacaagacctatgaggagcggcttaaagagctgggcttgtttgTGAAGCTGGCAGGGCTGCAACCCTcataggagggtgactaaaatgatcaagggtctggagaacaacccctatgaggagcggcttaaagtgctgggcatgttgaacctgaagaagagaaggctgagaggagacatgatagccatgtataaacatgtgaggggaagccacagggaggagggagcaagcttgttttctgcttccctggagactaggacgcaatggaacaatggcttcaaactacaataataatgtattgtcgaaggcttaaaaaactctaaaattacaacagcaaaacagcagagaggaaacaaccaggcacatcttaacacctctcaacaaaagattttcccaggctcagccaggccttcaaacgctaatgaaggtggtcagttgaaacattcacacctagctccagcagagaagagctttttgccccaccccagccattccacagatatataaacccattttcctagttccaacagacctcactacctctgaggatgcttgccataaatgcaggcgaaacgtcaggagaaatgcctctagaacatggccctatagcctgaaaaaacccacaagaacctaacaacaacaacactttatttgtaccccgctaacatctcaccaagggactcggtgcggcttacatgaggccgaggccgaatacaacaatacatgcaaAACAACAATAGTACAAGCaattcaaataaaaacataagacaataaaatatacattatcaataagacaacacgcaattaaaagcagtgggaaggccaaatgtaaagttaaaatggaaataatgctgggacatggacgaaaggtgatagatacaagaaaggagattccatctgaacatgaggaaggacttcctgactgtgagagctgttcagcagtggaactctctgccccggagtgtggtggaagctttaaaacagaggccatagatgtgggtgaagtgtcaggagagaatgcttctgggacatggccagacagcccagaaaactcgcatCATCAACCCAATCACAACGTTGACTCTCTTCTGCACTCCAGGGCATTGAAGACCCGGGGCAACACCCCCAAGTACGGCCTGATATTCCACTCCACCTTCATTGGCCGGGCGGCGGCCAAGAACAAGGGGCGCATCTCCCGCTACCTGGCCAACAAGTGCACCATCGCCTCCCGCGTCGACTGCTTCTCAGGTGAGGTCAGGGGACCCCCTTCGTTCCTTCCCTAAAGGAGGAGATGGCAGGTGGAGAAGTGTTTTGGGGGGAGTCAAGCCACTCGGGAGCTTTGCTGTGATGTTTACATTTTTCGTCAACAGTATTTCACCTTAGTGAATGGTGACGCATCAGATCTGAGCAAAGCTTGCTGTGTGCAGAAATGGGGGGAGAGGGGGTAGAGGATTGTTTCTGCTCGTTTTCTTTAGGGGGTTCTCCAAAAATAAGACCCAGCTAgaaaataagccctagcatgATGCTTGTAATATAAACCCTACCCTAAATATAAACCTCACTAggtgtacccaccacacgttgctgtgaccaaccttccctccctctttctctccttcctttttcttctttacttcttccttccttccttccttccttctctacctctttccttcctcccttttctttttccttctctttatctcctttcttccttctctacctctttccttccttcgctttttgcttccatccttccttctgtctttcttttttcctttcttgcctctttctctcctttcttccttctctacctctttccttcctttgctttctccttctgtctttatctttttccttttctccctctttctctcctttcttccttctctacctctttccttccttgctttctccttccatccttccttctgtctttcttttttcgttttctccctctttctctcctttcttcctcctctacctctttccttccttcgctttctccttccatccttccttctgtctttcttttttcgtttcctccctctctctctcctttcttcctcctctacctctttccttccttcgctttctccttccatccttccttctgtctttc includes these proteins:
- the NOP56 gene encoding nucleolar protein 56, with translation MVLLHVLFEHAAGYALFALRQVEEIALLLPQVEESVLNLGKFLTLVKLVAFSPFKSAQSALENINAISEGILHEDLRLLLETNLPAKKKKVLVGVSDAKIGAAIQEELGYQCQTGGVVAEIVRGIRLHFHGLIKGLTAQSASKAQLGLGHSYSRAKVKFNVNRVDNMIIQSISLLDQLDKDINTFSMRVREWYGYHFPELIKIVSDNYTYCRLAKLIRNRKELSEESLEALEEVVMDSAKAQAILEASRSSMGMDISPIDLINIESFSSRVISLSEYRKGLQEYLRSKMSQVAPSLSALIGEVVGARLISHAGSLTNLAKYPASTVQILGAEKALFRALKTRGNTPKYGLIFHSTFIGRAAAKNKGRISRYLANKCTIASRVDCFSEVPTSVFGEKLREQVEERLAFYETGEAPRKNLDVMKEAVVEATEVVAEIKRKMEKKEKKRRKREKKRLEALAAAAGEETENSVMEETAEENEAEPKKKKKRKHQETEDADSEAAENGLEDEEASPRKKKNKKKVAVTESPPPKAKKTKKKKAREEEEEDDDDDDD